The [Clostridium] celerecrescens 18A genomic sequence GGAGGCTCCGATCACCGTGGATGTGGCTCCTGCCTTTTCGTGGATTCCTTTGATCTTAACACAGCCGTCTCCAAACTCTCCCCCATTGTCTATGCAGATGTCACACAGCTCAAAAAGTCTTTTTCCGCTGCTGTGGCGGGAGGTGTTTTTCTCAGAATATGCCAGATTCGTAATTCCGATAACAGTCATATTCATGGCTTTGGCTTCCAGAGCCATTTCCACAATTCCCGCATTCCTTCCGGAAACAGAATGAATGAGAATCACATCCCTATCTTTTGCACTGGACTCTTCAAGAAGAGCCTTTGACTGGCCTTCCAGCCTTTCAAATCTGCTTGTCAGAGTAACGGGGCGGACATTGAGCATAAGAGAGGGATTAAACAGAGGATTGATGACTGCCAGGCCGCCGGCACGGTAAAACATTTCCTCTGATAAAATAGCTCCATGGGAACAGCCGAAGACATAGATGGAACGCTTTTGCCCGATAGCATCTGCTAGGCACTTTGCAGCAGCTTCCATAGCCTCTCCCTGGCTTTCCTGTACGGAATCCAGAATCCGTTCAATATTTTTAAAATAAGTCTTAATACCATTCATGAATCACCTCTCCTTTGCTTTTTCAATAAAAGAAACCATTCGGTCCAATACATATTCGATGACTTTACGGCCTTTCTCCTCTGTTGCATCTTTTGCATTCCCCATAACCGCGGTCTGAGTAAATTCACTCCACCGGATGGGCGTTACGTCTATAAGCTCAGGTACCAGCGGGGCTTCATTGACAGCTTTTGACATGTCCACATGTTCCTTGCACAAATACAGCATATAGGAAGTTTCAATTTCGTCCGCATGGAAAAATCCACCGTGAAAATTGCCTGCTCCCATTACTTCCCCCAGAATTTCTCCTGCACCGGGATAGGTAAAATACAGGATCTTAAAGTCTGGTCTTTCTTTCAGAGCCTTCCTGGCTGCCTCTTTTATGGCACCGTTATTCCCCAGATGGGTATTGATCATAACAGCCATATGGAATCCATTTCGCTCTGTTTCCAACAGGATTTCAAAGAGCAGTTGTGTTAAAAGCTCATTGCTGATACCGATTGATCCTTTCATTTCTCCCAGACTCCAAACCTGGGTGTAATGAATCGTGGGAAGAATCAGGGAAGGAACCCTCTCAGAAAGCTTATCACACAGGTTTTCAGCGAGAAAGGAATCTGTTCCTATGGGCAGATGGGGGCCATGGACTTCCACAGCGCCTATGGGAAGCAGCGCGATATTATGGGTTGGAATTAAGTCTCTGATAGATATTCCATCCAGTTCATTCATTTTACTGCTCATTCTCTCTCCTCCTATCGAAAGGAAAAGCATCGTTTGGGGTTGTCTATTAAGAATTTATCTGCCAGAATCCTTCCGTCTAAGCCTGCTGCATCTGCTTCTTCCATGAATCTGGGAATCCACTTGTCTAATATAAATTTTAAACCGATTCCGTAGCTGTAATTCCTGTAATAGGATTTTCTGGCAAGATCATGGCTGATCAAAAGTTGATCTTCATATCCCCTTTTACACAGCTCCAAAATCACATGAATCCTTGCAGACTCCGGTGCATATTTTATTTTCCCAAGTCCGTCAAAGCTTAAAAATCCTCCGTGGGACAAAATTTTCTCATAATAATATAAATCCAGGTTTCGGTCCATATGACCAAAGGAAACGCGGCTGATGTCCACCTTTTCCCTCTCTAGAATCTCAATCTGCTCCAGCGCCATGGTTCCTGCCTCTGTATGAAGATGGACAGGGGCCTTTGTCTCATGATGGGCTGCCGCGATCGCAACAATGGTCTTGACCTCTAAGGGATTAATGCTGTTATAGCCTGTACCGGTTTTTACCTGCCCTGCTTTGTAAGAGGTCCCTTCCAGCCCTACTTCGACTTCACGGATCACGTGATCCGTCAGCTGATCAACGGTTGCCTGTTCCATCCACTCCTGATAAGTATGATAATTTCCTACAATAGGAATTAAATGCTCCGGCAGCTTTGCATCCCATAAAAAGGACTTGTTAAACCCTGCTGTTGCAATGATTTGAATATCCAGCTCTCTCGCCAGTTCTGCAACTCCGGAAACATTTCTTCCATAATCAATGGCAGTGGCATCCACAATGGTACGGCCGCCTAAATGCTTAAAATCCTGCATATCTCCTTTTGTTTTTTCAGAATCATCAAGAAGCAGGTCATCTGCATTTCTTTCCTTCCAATAAGGCGGTACACACAACAAATGTTCATGGGAATAAGTTATTCCCATTTCCTCCGGTGAAATATCACCGAAAATCGTTCTCACAAAACTCATGATAATTCCTCCTTTCTGTCCGTAAATGCTACGGGAAAGCATAGCCGTAAGTTTTATTGAAAAACTCCGGCTATGCAGGTAAAAATCATATTTTTTTAGAATAAGAAGCCGGCAATCAACCGGATAATCGGCCCAATGATAAACATATCGGAATCAGCAGCCCACATAACTACATCAGGAACAGTCGATGGAGCCAGGAATGTTACCATGACATACTGGCCGATTGCAATGACAGTTGCCGTAATCACACCTGCAAACAGCGCCCCTCTGATTCCGCCTGTTTTATTGCCAAAAACTCCTGCTGTTCCAGCATGGAAGAAAATAGCGATCATAGTGGGAACAAACACATAGCCTACGGTATTTCCTAAAACTACAAGCCAGATTAAGCTTGCCACAAATGCTCCCAGGAATCCGATAATAACCGCATTGGGCGCATAAGGATAAACAATAGGTGCATCAAGGGCAGGTACTGCACCTGGAACGATTTTTGTAGCGATACCCTTAAAGGCAGGTACCATTTCACCGATAAACATGCGGACTCCGAAAAGTACCACCGCAATACCGCCTGCAAATTGTAAACTGGTTAATATGGAGTATATGATGAAGCTTGTATCTCCTGAGGACGCAAGAATTTCTCTGGCACCCTCTGTATTTTTAATCATAAGAAGGATGGTACCAATGATGAACAAAACTGCCATCGTAATTCCGGTAACAATATTGGAATCCCTTAAAAATCCCCATTTATCAGAGATAACCAGGTCTTCTGTGCTCTTTTCCTTATTCCCTACATACTTTCCTGCCACTGCACCTAAAAATGCAACAGATGCTGACGTATGTCCCAGTGCCACACTGTCATTTCCCGTGATTTTTCTTAAGAAAGGCTGTGTCAAAGCAGGCTGTAATGTCCAGTAAACGCCCAATACAACTGATAAAAATGCAGTTACTGCAAATGTATTTGCATTGATATTCTGATCAAAAATGATTCCTGAGAAAATAAGAGAAGTCCAGAACATCATATGACCGGTTAAATAGATATACTTAAATTTTGTAACCCGTGCCAGAAGCACATTGATCAGAAATCCAAATGTCATAGAAAGGGTAACAACGGTGCCGAATCTTTGAACAAAGTCATTCTGTCCCATATATTTGCCAAGACTCTGTGCTTCCAGTCCAAACACCTCAGCCCACATGGGCTGGAAAACGTTCAAAGAGGAAACCACAATTCCTGAACCAATTCCGATAATCTGGAAACCGATAATCGCTTTAATCGTTCCCTGAACCGTCTGGCTGAATGACTTCTTTTGGAGAATTAACCCCAACATAACGATAATTCCTAATAAAAAGCCGGCATTCCCAAAAATATTAGTTGCAATCCAATTCACTACTGCCATACCTAAACCTCCTCCGTTTGTAATTAGAAAACATGGTTTTCCTTTAAAACTCTTTTAATTTCATCTTTGTCAATAAAATTATCAAGAATAATTACTTTTCCCCTCGGGTTTTGAAGGGACTGTGCAATTTCTTTTGTTGTAACAATGAAATCGCACGCTTCACCGCTTGCTGCAGAAGCATCGCTGTGCTCCACCTCCGCTTTCACTCCCTCTGCCTGAAACACATCCTCAATATTCATCCGAAGGATGAGGGATGATCCCATACCCAATCCACAAACTGCTAATACTTTCATCATTATAAATCCGCCTTTCTGCGAAAGGCACCAATGGGGTTATGAAACAGTTTTGCCCCTTAGTACTCTCGCTTGTTGTTTTTGTGTTATACTCCTTTTGCAGGCCGCTGGCATACTACAGAACCCGGGGAGGTGAGTGGCGGGGCTCTATAGCGGCAACCCCGTATCGTTATATGGTGTCGGCCGTCCGTTAAGGCATCAATGAATGGCGCTAACAAACAGCCCGTAAACTTATCTCTTCCGAAGTTGACTCGATTTCGCCGGACGGCCAGTCCCTGCCAGCACTGCTAATATTTTTGCAGGAGGTATTCTATGTTCAAAATCTTTCGTAAAATCTGTTGTGGTCTTGATGTCCACAAAACCTGGATTTATGCCTGTATCGGTATCACTGATACAAACGGACGGACCGATTATAAGCAAGCCCGCTTCTCTTCCTTTTCTAAAGGTCTTAGAGACTTAGCTGACTGGCTTGCTAAATATAACTGTTCTGAAGTCTGTATGGAATCTTCCGGTAAGTTTTGGATCCCGGTCTTTAACATCCTTGAAAAAACCTGTTTTGTTACACTTGCCCATCCCAAATACACCAAACCTCAGAAAGGCAATAAGACCGACCGAAAAGATGCCAAATGGATTTGTGACCTTTTCATGTGTGACATGATCAAACCCAGTTTTATTCCTTCCCCTGAAATCCGTCAGCTTCGTGACCTGATACGCTATCGCTTCAAGCTTACCAACATGCTGACCGGTGAAAAAAACCGGGCTCAGAACTGTCTTACTGTTTCCAACTTAAAACTTGATGATGTTTTCAGCGATGTTTTTGGTAAATCTTCCCGTTCCATTACCAATTACATGCTCGACCATCCGGGCAAAACGTTTGATGTTGCTCCCTTTGTCGATAGACGATGCAAGACCCCTGTTGAAGAAATACAGGCTGCCGTTGACGGTGCCATTTCCCCTGAGCAGGCTGTCAAGCTTCGTCAATGTCTCGCACACATCGATGAGCTTGAAGCCCACAAAAAGGAAATCGAGCAGGAAATACTTCTGCTTGTGGATCCCTTTTCTGCTGTTCTGGATTTGCTTTACACCATTCCCGGATTCGATAAAAATCCGATGACCGCTATTGCCATTCTCTCTGAGATTGGTCCCGACATGTCGGTGTTTGAGTCATCTAAGAATCTCGTCTCATGGGCTGGTTGCTGTCCACGCAATGACCAGAGTGCAGGAAAAGTGAAATCCACACGTATTTCCCGCGCCGGCTGTTATTTGAAACCTCTTCTTGTTCAGATTGCCAATGCACTTCTCAAATCCAAAAAGCATCCTGAATTCAAAGAAAGGTATCACAGAATCAAAACCCGCAGGGGACACAAAAAGGCTGTCATTGCTGTCTGCAAGATGCTCCTGACCGCTATCTGGAACATCTTAAGCAAGCTGGAGCCATATACCTCTGAAGGTTTTTTAGAGCATCGCCCTGTCAATGAATCCAAGATTCTGACAAGGTCACAGGCTCTGGAACTGTTCAGGAAAAGAGGTTACACAATCATTGATGATCCTGCTGTAACTGTTTAATCCTGATTCTATAATAGTAACTATTTTTTCATCCACTAATCGTGAATGGCTTGTTTGCTATACGCCATTTTATTGACTACCCACTACTTTTTAGTTTCAAACTTTTCGTCTCCTTTGCTTAATCATTGTTTATAATTGACATGGCCTCATCAGCTGTCATGCACTGATACAACCTTTCTATCACTTGTTCCTTTCCTAAAATTCCGGCAATTTTCGTCATAAATTCAAGATGTTCATTATCGCTGCTGGTTGCAAGTGCCATAATCAGCTTCACCGGATCATTGCTGCTTCCAAAAGGAACCGGGGTTTTAAGGGTAATTAAGGATATTCCTGATTGAATGACCCCATCCTCCGGCCTTGCATGAGGCATTGCAAAACCGGGTGCTATGGCAAAATAGGGACCGTTCTTTTCGAAGTTTTTCAGCATTGCATCAATATACTCCTGCCTGATATACCCCTCCTGAAGAAGCACCTGTCCGGCTTTTACAATTCCCTCCTGTGCGTCAGAGGCATCAAGCCTTAATGCTATACATTTTTCATTGATAATACTCATTTCATTCACCTACTTTAATTTTTTTATATAATCCAATAGCTGGCTTGGTGTTTCCACCTTTTTTTTATAGTTCAGAAAGGACTGGTTCTCACTTAATTCCATGAGAGCCGTCAGTGCTGTTGCATAATCATTGCCTGCAACATTACAGAAACTGATAACCGTATCAATCTCTTTCCCATTCTCAAATACTACCGGCTTTTTTAATGTAATCAGGCTGAATGCGGTCTTTTTCACATTATTTTTATTTCTGGCGTGAGGCAGGGCAATTCCATTGCCAATGGTGATATAAGAGCCGAACTCTTTGATATTATTGATCATATCTTCCACATAGGACTGCAGGACACAATCTGTCTCTACCAGAAGAGCGCCTGCCGCATCAATGGCTTCCTGCCAGTTTTTATAAGTTTGATTGACAAGGATCCTGCATTCCGGAAGATACTTTAATAAAATATCATATTTAGAATGTTTCAGATCTCTGATTCCATTTAATTCCTTTAGTTCTTTTTCTAAACGGGGGCGATTGGTTATCACTGCATTCTGCTCTATTAACTGCATCAAGGTGGATAAATCATTGCCCCCGCGGATCATTCCTGCTTTTATCAAAGCTTCTGCATCCTGCTCTGTAAGCAGCGGATTCACCTCCACCACGTTGCTGACTGTATTTATTTTTACAGGGACTGTTGATACGAATAAATCGATATTCTTATTATCCGCATACGTATCCAGCTTATAATAAGGAATCACATCTTCGATCACCACATCAAACTTCTGCATGATTTTATTTTTCACCATTTGAGCGGTTCCAAAGCCCAAACCACAGATAAGAACAATTCTGCGGACCCGTTTCTTCTGTTTGTGGACCTGGGAAATGATATTTTCAATCAGCAACGTGAAATATCCGATATCATCTTGTGAAAATTTCTTTTCCAGATAATTTTCAAGCCCTGCTAAACTTCTCTCAACATCATGAAATGCCTCCCCGTATTCTTCTTTTATGTCCTGAAGTATTGGATTCTGAATATAAATGTTTCTCCTTACCCTCTCCACAGCTGCATAGAAATGGTTGTATAACATGTCCAGTGCCTCGTTTAGGCTGTATTCATTT encodes the following:
- a CDS encoding creatininase family protein codes for the protein MSSKMNELDGISIRDLIPTHNIALLPIGAVEVHGPHLPIGTDSFLAENLCDKLSERVPSLILPTIHYTQVWSLGEMKGSIGISNELLTQLLFEILLETERNGFHMAVMINTHLGNNGAIKEAARKALKERPDFKILYFTYPGAGEILGEVMGAGNFHGGFFHADEIETSYMLYLCKEHVDMSKAVNEAPLVPELIDVTPIRWSEFTQTAVMGNAKDATEEKGRKVIEYVLDRMVSFIEKAKER
- a CDS encoding sugar isomerase domain-containing protein; the encoded protein is MNGIKTYFKNIERILDSVQESQGEAMEAAAKCLADAIGQKRSIYVFGCSHGAILSEEMFYRAGGLAVINPLFNPSLMLNVRPVTLTSRFERLEGQSKALLEESSAKDRDVILIHSVSGRNAGIVEMALEAKAMNMTVIGITNLAYSEKNTSRHSSGKRLFELCDICIDNGGEFGDGCVKIKGIHEKAGATSTVIGASIVNGISVRAAEILAERGIKPPVLHSANADGGDEINKKIFEEYKDCIHYL
- a CDS encoding PTS sugar transporter subunit IIA; translation: MSIINEKCIALRLDASDAQEGIVKAGQVLLQEGYIRQEYIDAMLKNFEKNGPYFAIAPGFAMPHARPEDGVIQSGISLITLKTPVPFGSSNDPVKLIMALATSSDNEHLEFMTKIAGILGKEQVIERLYQCMTADEAMSIINND
- a CDS encoding phosphotriesterase family protein, which translates into the protein MSFVRTIFGDISPEEMGITYSHEHLLCVPPYWKERNADDLLLDDSEKTKGDMQDFKHLGGRTIVDATAIDYGRNVSGVAELARELDIQIIATAGFNKSFLWDAKLPEHLIPIVGNYHTYQEWMEQATVDQLTDHVIREVEVGLEGTSYKAGQVKTGTGYNSINPLEVKTIVAIAAAHHETKAPVHLHTEAGTMALEQIEILEREKVDISRVSFGHMDRNLDLYYYEKILSHGGFLSFDGLGKIKYAPESARIHVILELCKRGYEDQLLISHDLARKSYYRNYSYGIGLKFILDKWIPRFMEEADAAGLDGRILADKFLIDNPKRCFSFR
- a CDS encoding IS110 family RNA-guided transposase; protein product: MFKIFRKICCGLDVHKTWIYACIGITDTNGRTDYKQARFSSFSKGLRDLADWLAKYNCSEVCMESSGKFWIPVFNILEKTCFVTLAHPKYTKPQKGNKTDRKDAKWICDLFMCDMIKPSFIPSPEIRQLRDLIRYRFKLTNMLTGEKNRAQNCLTVSNLKLDDVFSDVFGKSSRSITNYMLDHPGKTFDVAPFVDRRCKTPVEEIQAAVDGAISPEQAVKLRQCLAHIDELEAHKKEIEQEILLLVDPFSAVLDLLYTIPGFDKNPMTAIAILSEIGPDMSVFESSKNLVSWAGCCPRNDQSAGKVKSTRISRAGCYLKPLLVQIANALLKSKKHPEFKERYHRIKTRRGHKKAVIAVCKMLLTAIWNILSKLEPYTSEGFLEHRPVNESKILTRSQALELFRKRGYTIIDDPAVTV
- a CDS encoding PTS ascorbate transporter subunit IIC, with product MAVVNWIATNIFGNAGFLLGIIVMLGLILQKKSFSQTVQGTIKAIIGFQIIGIGSGIVVSSLNVFQPMWAEVFGLEAQSLGKYMGQNDFVQRFGTVVTLSMTFGFLINVLLARVTKFKYIYLTGHMMFWTSLIFSGIIFDQNINANTFAVTAFLSVVLGVYWTLQPALTQPFLRKITGNDSVALGHTSASVAFLGAVAGKYVGNKEKSTEDLVISDKWGFLRDSNIVTGITMAVLFIIGTILLMIKNTEGAREILASSGDTSFIIYSILTSLQFAGGIAVVLFGVRMFIGEMVPAFKGIATKIVPGAVPALDAPIVYPYAPNAVIIGFLGAFVASLIWLVVLGNTVGYVFVPTMIAIFFHAGTAGVFGNKTGGIRGALFAGVITATVIAIGQYVMVTFLAPSTVPDVVMWAADSDMFIIGPIIRLIAGFLF
- a CDS encoding PTS sugar transporter subunit IIB, whose protein sequence is MMKVLAVCGLGMGSSLILRMNIEDVFQAEGVKAEVEHSDASAASGEACDFIVTTKEIAQSLQNPRGKVIILDNFIDKDEIKRVLKENHVF
- a CDS encoding BglG family transcription antiterminator, translating into MDHITKELYYLSKEDRCETIIFRYLADLHYTIDEITDYLDVSKSTVKKSLAVVKEKCGEYGLELVNHKRMGIELNGSETVIRSALIDVLYKYCGLSSQDSKHKKLSLRNCNPYLREWIGEVFNQFQSEQKAEALFSSIWEYMPVIQNDEIYILAMLNLILVFYRTGSGHCILADAKEYVGVEGRKLAEAISISCEKHLKIKLPCEEFFKFVIVLNKGYSIESNEKDQYVLIGSMIWIHRLVSDLLQKYTNQSFQSIANEYSLNEALDMLYNHFYAAVERVRRNIYIQNPILQDIKEEYGEAFHDVERSLAGLENYLEKKFSQDDIGYFTLLIENIISQVHKQKKRVRRIVLICGLGFGTAQMVKNKIMQKFDVVIEDVIPYYKLDTYADNKNIDLFVSTVPVKINTVSNVVEVNPLLTEQDAEALIKAGMIRGGNDLSTLMQLIEQNAVITNRPRLEKELKELNGIRDLKHSKYDILLKYLPECRILVNQTYKNWQEAIDAAGALLVETDCVLQSYVEDMINNIKEFGSYITIGNGIALPHARNKNNVKKTAFSLITLKKPVVFENGKEIDTVISFCNVAGNDYATALTALMELSENQSFLNYKKKVETPSQLLDYIKKLK